A single region of the Pseudomonas sp. B21-023 genome encodes:
- a CDS encoding NAD(P)(+) transhydrogenase (Re/Si-specific) subunit beta: MSMNLVTLLYLVASVCFIQALKGLSHPTTSRRGNLFGMIGMGIAILTTVGLIYKLGAELATAGIGYVIVGLLVGGTAGSIMAKRVEMTKMPELVAFMHSMIGLAAVFIAIAAVLEPQSLGIVAAISDPIPTGNRLELFLGAAIGAVTFSGSVIAFGKLSGKYKFRLFQGAPVQFAGQHKLNLILGLATIALGLLFTFTGHYSAFTLMLALAFVMGVLIIIPIGGADMPVVVSMLNSYSGWAAAGIGFSLNNSMLIIAGSLVGSSGAILSYIMCKAMNRSFFNVILGGFGADVDAGAATGSKEQRPVKSGSADDATFLLSNADSVIIVPGYGLAVARAQHALKELTEKLTHNGVTVKYAIHPVAGRMPGHMNVLLAEAEVPYDQVFEMEDINAEFGQADVVLVLGANDVVNPAAKNDPKSPIAGMPILEAFKAKTIIVNKRSMASGYAGLDNELFYLDKTMMVFGDAKKVIEDMVKAVE; this comes from the coding sequence ATGAGCATGAATCTGGTAACGCTTCTGTACCTGGTCGCCTCGGTCTGCTTCATCCAGGCGCTCAAGGGCCTCTCGCACCCGACCACTTCGCGGCGCGGCAACCTGTTCGGCATGATCGGCATGGGCATCGCGATCCTCACCACGGTGGGCCTCATCTATAAGCTTGGGGCTGAGCTTGCGACAGCGGGTATCGGCTACGTGATCGTCGGCCTGCTGGTCGGTGGTACCGCGGGTTCGATCATGGCCAAGCGCGTGGAGATGACCAAGATGCCCGAACTGGTCGCGTTCATGCACAGCATGATCGGCCTGGCCGCGGTATTCATTGCCATCGCCGCCGTGCTCGAACCACAGTCGCTGGGCATCGTCGCCGCCATCAGCGACCCGATCCCCACCGGCAACCGCCTCGAGCTGTTCCTTGGCGCGGCCATCGGCGCCGTCACCTTCTCAGGTTCCGTGATCGCCTTCGGCAAGCTGTCGGGCAAGTACAAGTTCCGCTTGTTCCAGGGCGCACCGGTACAGTTCGCCGGCCAGCACAAGTTGAACCTGATCCTGGGCCTGGCGACCATCGCCCTGGGGCTGCTGTTCACCTTCACCGGCCACTACAGCGCCTTCACCCTGATGCTGGCCCTGGCCTTCGTCATGGGCGTGCTGATCATCATCCCGATCGGCGGCGCCGACATGCCGGTGGTGGTGTCGATGCTCAACAGCTATTCGGGCTGGGCAGCAGCCGGTATCGGCTTCTCGCTGAACAACTCGATGCTGATCATCGCCGGCTCCCTGGTCGGTTCCAGCGGCGCGATCCTCTCGTACATCATGTGCAAGGCGATGAACCGTTCGTTCTTCAATGTGATCCTCGGTGGCTTCGGTGCCGACGTCGATGCCGGTGCCGCAACGGGTTCGAAAGAGCAACGCCCGGTGAAATCCGGTTCGGCCGACGACGCCACGTTCCTGCTGAGCAACGCCGACAGCGTGATCATCGTCCCAGGCTATGGCCTGGCGGTGGCCCGCGCCCAGCACGCGCTCAAGGAGCTGACCGAAAAGCTGACCCACAACGGCGTGACCGTGAAGTACGCGATCCACCCGGTAGCGGGGCGCATGCCCGGGCACATGAACGTGCTGCTGGCCGAGGCCGAGGTACCGTACGACCAGGTGTTCGAGATGGAAGACATCAACGCCGAGTTCGGCCAGGCCGACGTGGTGCTGGTGCTGGGCGCCAACGATGTGGTCAACCCGGCGGCGAAGAATGATCCGAAGTCGCCGATCGCCGGCATGCCGATCCTCGAGGCCTTCAAGGCCAAGACCATCATCGTCAACAAGCGCTCCATGGCCAGCGGCTATGCCGGCCTGGACAACGAATTGTTCTACCTGGACAAGACCATGATGGTGTTCGGTGACGCGAAGAAGGTCATCGAGGACATGGTCAAGGCTGTGGAGTAG
- a CDS encoding LysR family transcriptional regulator encodes MRRKIPSTTALVCFEAAARHESFTKAAQELALTQGAVCRQIGSLEAFLNVELFRRSRRGVKLTEAGLSYSRQVTAQLDAVERDTLSVMRQQGANVIELAVVPTFGTQWLLPRLKDFQQRHPEVTVNLTNRTRPFLFADTPFDAAIYFGDADWSGTQSHRLMGENPVPVCSPSLLEGQASLDAQRIADLPLLQQTTRPYAWRQWFDGLGMSVERDMTGPRYELFSMLAQAAMHDMGIALIPPFLIQRELQEGRLMVANRHALTSDKAYHLMIPERKVESASLRAFRDWLVAQAQRYTATK; translated from the coding sequence ATGCGCCGAAAGATTCCCAGCACCACCGCCCTGGTCTGCTTCGAGGCGGCCGCACGTCACGAGAGCTTCACCAAGGCCGCACAGGAACTGGCCCTGACCCAGGGCGCCGTCTGTCGGCAGATCGGCAGCCTGGAGGCCTTCCTCAATGTCGAGCTGTTCCGTCGCTCGCGCCGGGGCGTGAAACTGACCGAAGCCGGGCTCTCCTACAGTCGCCAGGTAACCGCACAGCTGGATGCGGTGGAGCGCGACACGCTTTCGGTGATGCGCCAGCAAGGCGCCAATGTGATCGAACTGGCGGTAGTGCCGACCTTCGGCACCCAGTGGCTGCTGCCGCGGCTGAAAGACTTCCAGCAGCGTCACCCGGAGGTCACGGTCAACCTGACCAACCGCACCCGCCCCTTCCTGTTCGCCGACACGCCCTTCGATGCCGCCATCTACTTCGGCGACGCCGACTGGTCGGGCACCCAATCCCACCGACTGATGGGCGAGAACCCCGTGCCGGTGTGCAGCCCTTCCCTGCTGGAAGGGCAAGCCAGCCTCGACGCCCAGCGCATTGCCGACTTGCCACTGCTGCAGCAGACCACCCGCCCTTATGCCTGGCGACAATGGTTCGACGGCTTGGGGATGAGCGTCGAACGCGACATGACCGGCCCGCGCTACGAGCTGTTTTCGATGCTCGCCCAGGCCGCCATGCATGACATGGGCATTGCGCTGATTCCACCGTTCCTGATCCAGCGCGAGCTGCAGGAGGGCCGACTGATGGTCGCTAACAGGCATGCCCTGACCAGTGACAAGGCCTACCATCTGATGATCCCCGAGCGGAAGGTCGAGTCCGCCTCGCTACGGGCGTTCCGCGACTGGCTGGTGGCGCAGGCGCAACGATACACCGCCACGAAATAG
- a CDS encoding acetyl-CoA hydrolase/transferase family protein has protein sequence MYRDRIRLSSLHSKVMSAADAAGLIEDGMTVGMSGFTRAGEAKAVPHALAERAKQSPLKISLMTGASLGNDLDKQLTEAGVLARRMPFQVDSTLRKAINDGKVMFIDQHLSETVEQLRNKQLTLPDIAVIEAVAITEQGHIVPTTSVGNSASFAIFAKQVIVEINLSHNANLEGLHDIYIPTYRPTRTPIPLVKVDDRIGSTAIPIDPAKIVGIVISDQPDSPSTVLPPDHETQGIADHLIAFLKGEVDAGRMSNNLGPLQAGIGSIANAVMCGLIESPFENLTMYSEVLQDSTFDLIDAGKLSFASGSSITLSSRRNADVFGNLERYKDKLVLRPQEISNHPEVVRRLGIIGINTALEFDIYGNVNSTHVCGTRMMNGIGGSGDFARNAHLAIFVTKSIAKGGAISSVVPMVSHVDHTEHDVDILVTEVGLADLRGLAPRERARVIIDNCVHPDYRAALNDYFERACQRGGHTPHILREALSWHENLEETGRMLAG, from the coding sequence ATGTACCGTGATCGTATCCGCTTGTCCTCCCTGCACAGCAAGGTAATGAGTGCGGCTGACGCCGCTGGCCTGATCGAGGACGGCATGACCGTCGGCATGAGCGGCTTCACCCGCGCCGGCGAAGCCAAGGCCGTGCCCCACGCACTGGCCGAGCGCGCCAAGCAGTCGCCGCTGAAGATCAGCCTGATGACCGGCGCCAGCCTGGGCAACGACCTGGACAAGCAACTGACCGAAGCCGGCGTACTCGCCCGGCGGATGCCGTTCCAGGTCGACAGCACCCTGCGCAAGGCCATCAACGACGGCAAGGTGATGTTCATCGACCAGCACCTGTCGGAAACCGTCGAGCAGTTGCGCAACAAGCAACTGACCCTGCCGGACATCGCGGTCATCGAAGCGGTGGCGATCACCGAGCAAGGCCATATCGTGCCGACCACCTCGGTGGGCAACTCGGCCAGCTTCGCGATCTTCGCCAAGCAGGTCATCGTCGAGATCAACCTGTCGCACAACGCCAACCTCGAAGGCCTGCACGACATCTACATCCCGACCTACCGTCCGACCCGCACGCCGATCCCGCTGGTGAAGGTAGACGACCGCATCGGCAGCACCGCGATCCCGATCGACCCGGCGAAGATCGTCGGCATCGTCATCAGTGACCAGCCGGACTCGCCGTCCACCGTGCTGCCGCCCGATCATGAGACCCAAGGCATCGCCGACCACCTGATCGCCTTCCTCAAGGGCGAGGTGGATGCCGGCCGCATGAGCAACAACCTCGGGCCGCTGCAGGCCGGTATCGGCAGCATCGCCAACGCGGTGATGTGCGGCCTGATCGAGTCGCCGTTCGAAAACCTGACCATGTACTCCGAAGTGCTGCAGGATTCGACCTTCGACCTGATCGACGCCGGCAAGCTGAGCTTTGCCTCAGGCAGCTCGATCACCCTGTCGAGCCGCCGCAATGCCGATGTGTTCGGCAATCTGGAGCGCTACAAGGACAAGCTGGTGCTGCGTCCGCAGGAGATCTCCAACCACCCTGAAGTGGTACGTCGCTTAGGGATCATCGGCATCAACACGGCGCTCGAGTTCGACATCTACGGCAACGTCAACTCGACCCACGTCTGCGGCACCAGGATGATGAACGGCATCGGCGGCTCGGGCGACTTCGCCCGCAACGCCCACCTGGCGATCTTCGTCACCAAGTCGATTGCCAAGGGTGGTGCGATTTCCAGCGTGGTGCCAATGGTCAGCCACGTCGATCACACCGAGCATGACGTGGACATCCTGGTGACCGAGGTGGGCCTGGCCGACCTGCGCGGCCTGGCGCCGCGCGAGCGCGCCCGGGTGATCATCGACAACTGCGTGCACCCGGACTACCGCGCCGCGCTCAACGACTACTTCGAGCGCGCTTGCCAGCGTGGCGGGCATACCCCGCATATCCTGCGCGAGGCGCTGAGCTGGCACGAGAACCTGGAAGAAACCGGGCGCATGCTGGCGGGTTGA
- a CDS encoding bifunctional diguanylate cyclase/phosphodiesterase, whose product MSTPVEPLRLLLLADEPEWAVHLRDCLQPMGGSVVLLTAPNWAAVDSLFANDRQAVVLATPELQPAPGRCELPTILLLEQEPASAPLGASDWLVLAQLTTDTLRRSLRHVRERGVLVATLQRLAEQDPLTGIANRQGFQALLTARLAENEGRGLALGHLDLDNFRHVNDALGHQGGDRLILQVVARLKHQLEASDQLARLGSDEFALLIDTRRDPNRAEWMAERITEALTEPYWVDGESLLLGCSLGIAHARAQAGADPLMWHAHIAMRQAKGSQGCTFHVFNERINRNARSLADLESELRRALRRDELELHYQPRLNLADGRIVGLEALVRWNHPERGLLAPSEFVPLAEQSGLIVPLGYWVISRALSDMQALRERGLAPLHMAVNLSFRQFQDSQLLATLSRLIVEHGVDARWLEFELTETAVMRRNELVRQTMDALGRLGVRFSLDDFGTGFSSFVHLNSLPITLLKVDRSFVGGMEQREENAKLVHAMINLAHNLNLEVVAEGVESEEQLALLRAFGCDQVQGFLVSRPLPVEALIEYLLQVPTPGLVQTL is encoded by the coding sequence TTGTCCACGCCTGTCGAACCCCTGCGTTTGCTGCTGTTGGCTGATGAGCCGGAGTGGGCCGTGCACCTGCGCGACTGCTTGCAACCTATGGGTGGCAGCGTCGTGCTGCTGACCGCGCCGAACTGGGCGGCGGTGGACAGCCTGTTCGCCAACGACCGTCAGGCCGTGGTGCTGGCCACGCCCGAGCTGCAGCCCGCGCCGGGGCGTTGCGAGCTGCCGACGATCCTGCTGCTCGAGCAGGAACCGGCCAGCGCGCCGCTGGGCGCCAGCGACTGGCTGGTGCTGGCGCAACTGACTACCGACACGCTGCGTCGCTCCCTGCGTCACGTGCGTGAGCGCGGCGTACTGGTGGCTACCCTGCAGCGCCTGGCCGAACAAGACCCGCTGACCGGCATCGCCAACCGCCAGGGCTTCCAGGCCCTGCTGACCGCGCGGCTGGCCGAGAACGAAGGCCGCGGCCTGGCCCTTGGTCATCTCGACCTGGACAACTTCCGCCATGTCAACGACGCCCTCGGTCACCAGGGCGGCGATCGTTTGATCCTGCAGGTGGTCGCCCGCTTGAAGCACCAGCTGGAGGCGAGCGACCAACTGGCGCGCCTGGGCAGCGACGAGTTCGCGTTGTTGATCGACACCCGGCGTGACCCCAACCGCGCCGAGTGGATGGCCGAGCGCATCACCGAGGCGCTCACCGAGCCCTACTGGGTCGACGGCGAGAGCCTGCTGCTCGGCTGCAGCCTGGGGATCGCCCATGCCCGCGCCCAGGCGGGCGCCGACCCGCTGATGTGGCACGCCCATATCGCCATGCGCCAGGCCAAGGGCAGCCAGGGCTGCACCTTCCACGTATTCAATGAGCGTATCAATCGCAACGCCCGCAGCCTCGCCGACCTGGAAAGCGAGTTGCGCCGCGCCCTGCGCCGCGACGAGCTGGAACTGCACTACCAGCCGCGGCTGAACCTTGCCGACGGGCGTATCGTCGGGCTCGAGGCGCTGGTGCGCTGGAACCATCCCGAGCGCGGCCTGCTGGCGCCCAGCGAGTTCGTGCCGTTGGCCGAGCAGAGTGGGTTGATCGTGCCACTGGGTTACTGGGTGATCTCGCGGGCCCTGAGCGATATGCAGGCCCTGCGCGAACGTGGCCTGGCACCGCTGCACATGGCGGTGAACCTGAGCTTTCGCCAGTTCCAGGACAGCCAGTTGCTGGCAACCCTGAGCCGGCTGATCGTCGAGCACGGGGTCGATGCGCGCTGGCTGGAGTTCGAGCTGACCGAAACGGCGGTCATGCGCCGCAACGAGTTGGTCCGCCAGACCATGGATGCCCTCGGGCGCCTGGGTGTGCGCTTCTCGCTGGATGACTTCGGCACCGGCTTTTCATCGTTCGTGCACCTGAACAGCTTGCCGATCACCTTGTTGAAGGTCGATCGCAGCTTCGTCGGCGGCATGGAGCAACGCGAAGAGAATGCCAAGCTGGTACACGCGATGATCAACCTGGCGCACAACCTCAACCTGGAGGTGGTGGCAGAAGGGGTGGAGAGCGAGGAGCAACTGGCGCTGCTGCGGGCGTTCGGTTGCGACCAGGTGCAGGGCTTCCTGGTCAGTCGGCCGTTGCCGGTGGAGGCGTTGATCGAGTACCTGTTGCAGGTGCCCACCCCGGGTTTGGTGCAGACCCTTTAG
- a CDS encoding Re/Si-specific NAD(P)(+) transhydrogenase subunit alpha: MHIGVPLETQTGETRVAATPETIKKLVGQGHQVTVQRGAGLKASIPDSAYEAVGANLGEAADAFGAQLVLKVVAPSDQELALINSGSLLAGMLNPFNNELIAKMAERGITAFALEAAPRTSRAQSLDVLSSQANIAGYKAVLLAAHHYPRFMPMLMTAAGTVKAARVLILGAGVAGLQAIATAKRLGAVIEASDVRPAVKEQIESLGAKFIDVPYETDEERECAEGVGGYARPMPASWMQRQAQAVHERAKQADIVITTALIPGRKAPTLLSAETVAQMKPGSVVIDLAAAQGGNCPLTVADQVVMENGVTLVGPTNLPAQVGADASALYARNLLDFMKLLFDKDGNLVINLEDDIVAACLMCRDGQVVRKNS, encoded by the coding sequence GTGCACATTGGTGTTCCTCTCGAGACGCAGACGGGTGAGACAAGGGTCGCCGCAACCCCGGAAACCATCAAGAAACTGGTTGGCCAGGGCCATCAGGTCACCGTGCAACGGGGGGCAGGGCTAAAGGCCAGCATTCCGGACAGTGCCTATGAGGCCGTTGGCGCCAACTTGGGCGAAGCCGCCGACGCCTTCGGCGCGCAACTGGTGCTCAAGGTGGTCGCGCCCAGTGACCAGGAGTTGGCGCTGATCAACAGCGGCAGCCTGCTGGCAGGCATGCTCAACCCGTTCAACAACGAACTGATCGCCAAGATGGCCGAGCGCGGCATCACCGCCTTCGCCCTGGAAGCCGCACCGCGCACCTCACGCGCGCAGAGCCTCGACGTGCTGTCGTCCCAGGCCAACATCGCCGGCTACAAGGCCGTGCTGCTGGCCGCCCACCACTACCCACGCTTCATGCCCATGCTGATGACCGCGGCGGGCACCGTAAAGGCCGCCCGCGTGCTGATCCTCGGTGCCGGCGTGGCCGGCCTGCAGGCCATCGCCACGGCCAAGCGCCTGGGCGCGGTGATCGAGGCGTCCGACGTGCGTCCGGCGGTAAAGGAGCAGATCGAGTCACTTGGCGCCAAGTTCATCGACGTGCCCTACGAGACCGACGAGGAACGCGAGTGCGCCGAAGGCGTGGGCGGCTACGCCCGGCCAATGCCGGCCAGCTGGATGCAGCGCCAGGCCCAGGCCGTGCACGAGCGAGCCAAGCAGGCGGACATCGTCATCACCACCGCGCTGATTCCCGGACGCAAAGCGCCGACCCTGCTCAGCGCCGAGACCGTGGCGCAGATGAAACCCGGTTCGGTGGTCATCGACCTGGCCGCAGCCCAAGGCGGCAACTGCCCGCTGACCGTGGCCGACCAGGTGGTGATGGAGAACGGCGTGACCCTCGTCGGCCCGACCAACCTGCCGGCCCAGGTCGGTGCCGACGCCTCGGCGCTGTACGCGCGCAACCTGCTCGACTTCATGAAGCTGCTGTTCGACAAGGACGGCAACCTGGTCATCAACCTCGAAGACGACATCGTCGCCGCGTGCCTGATGTGCCGCGACGGCCAGGTCGTGCGCAAGAACAGCTGA
- a CDS encoding NAD(P) transhydrogenase subunit alpha: MEDMLISHGIYNLIIFVLAIYVGYHVVWNVTPALHTPLMAVTNAISAIVIVGAMLAAALTVTPAGKIMGTLAVALAAVNVFGGFLVTRRMLEMFKKKTKNEAQK; this comes from the coding sequence ATGGAAGACATGCTGATTTCCCACGGCATCTACAACCTGATCATCTTCGTGCTGGCCATCTACGTGGGCTATCACGTGGTGTGGAACGTCACCCCGGCCCTGCACACACCGCTGATGGCAGTCACCAACGCCATTTCCGCGATCGTCATCGTCGGCGCCATGCTGGCCGCAGCGCTGACCGTGACCCCGGCCGGCAAGATCATGGGCACCCTGGCCGTGGCGCTGGCCGCGGTCAACGTGTTCGGTGGCTTCCTGGTCACCCGCCGCATGCTGGAAATGTTCAAGAAGAAAACCAAGAACGAGGCGCAGAAGTAA
- the rep gene encoding DNA helicase Rep, whose translation MSRLNPRQQEARDYVGGPLLVLAGAGSGKTSVITRKIAHLIQNCGIRAQYIVAMTFTNKAAREMKERVATLLRPGEGRGLTVCTFHNLGLNIIRKEHDRLGYKPGFSIFDESDIKALLSDIMQKEYSGDDGIDEIKNMIGAWKNDLILPPEALEKARNPREQTAAIVYTHYQRTLKAFNAVDFDDLILQPVKLFQEHPDVLERWQNRVRYLLVDEYQDTNASQYLLVKMLIGMRNQFTVVGDDDQSIYAWRGARPENLMLLKEDYPSLKIVMLEQNYRSTSRILRCANVLIANNPHAFEKQLWSEMGVGDEIRVIRCKNEEAEAERVAMEILTLHLRTNRPYSDFAILYRGNYQAKLIELKLQHHQVPYRLSGGNSFFGRQEVKDLMAYLRLLVNPDDDNAYLRVINVPRREIGSTTLEKLGNYSTERGISMYAASEEMGLGEHLDARYTERLQRFKHWLDGVRHKVALDDPIAALHEMIRDIDYENWIRQQTASDKAAEFRISNVWFLVEALKNTLEKDEEGDMTIEDAIGKLVLRDMLERQQEEEENAEGVQMMTLHASKGLEFPYVFIMGMEEEILPHRSSIEADTIEEERRLAYVGITRARQTLAFTFAAKRKQYGEIIDCTPSRFLDELPPDDLAWEGLDDAPVEVKAARGNNALADIRAMLKR comes from the coding sequence ATGTCCCGACTCAATCCCCGGCAACAGGAAGCCCGCGACTACGTCGGCGGCCCTCTTTTGGTGCTCGCCGGTGCAGGCTCCGGCAAGACCAGCGTGATCACGCGCAAGATTGCCCACCTCATCCAGAACTGCGGCATCCGCGCCCAGTACATCGTCGCCATGACCTTCACCAACAAGGCCGCGCGCGAGATGAAGGAGCGAGTCGCCACCCTGCTGCGTCCGGGGGAAGGCCGGGGCCTGACCGTGTGTACCTTCCACAACCTGGGCCTGAACATCATCCGCAAGGAGCATGACCGCCTGGGCTACAAGCCGGGGTTCTCGATCTTCGACGAGTCCGACATCAAGGCGTTGCTGTCGGACATCATGCAGAAGGAATACTCCGGCGACGACGGCATCGACGAGATCAAGAACATGATCGGTGCCTGGAAGAACGACCTGATCCTGCCGCCCGAGGCCCTGGAAAAGGCGCGCAACCCGCGCGAGCAGACCGCGGCCATCGTCTACACCCACTACCAGCGCACGCTCAAGGCGTTCAACGCGGTGGACTTCGACGACCTGATCCTGCAGCCGGTCAAGCTGTTCCAGGAACACCCCGACGTGCTCGAACGCTGGCAGAACCGCGTGCGCTACCTGCTGGTGGACGAGTACCAGGACACCAACGCCAGCCAGTACCTGCTGGTGAAGATGCTGATCGGCATGCGCAACCAGTTCACCGTGGTCGGCGACGACGACCAGTCGATCTACGCCTGGCGTGGCGCGCGCCCGGAAAACCTGATGCTGCTCAAGGAGGACTACCCCTCCCTGAAGATCGTCATGCTCGAGCAGAACTACCGCTCCACCAGCCGCATCCTGCGCTGTGCCAACGTGCTGATCGCCAACAACCCGCATGCCTTCGAAAAGCAGCTGTGGAGCGAGATGGGCGTGGGCGATGAGATCCGCGTGATCCGCTGCAAGAACGAGGAGGCCGAGGCCGAGCGCGTGGCCATGGAAATCCTCACCCTGCACCTGCGCACCAACCGCCCGTACAGCGACTTCGCCATCCTCTACCGCGGCAACTACCAGGCCAAGCTGATCGAATTGAAGCTGCAGCACCACCAGGTGCCGTACCGACTGTCCGGCGGCAACAGCTTCTTCGGCCGCCAGGAGGTCAAGGACCTGATGGCCTACCTGCGCCTGCTGGTGAACCCCGACGACGACAATGCCTACCTGCGTGTCATCAACGTGCCGCGCCGCGAGATCGGCTCGACCACGCTGGAAAAGCTCGGCAACTATTCCACCGAGCGCGGCATCTCGATGTACGCCGCCAGCGAGGAGATGGGCCTGGGCGAGCACCTCGACGCCCGCTACACCGAGCGCCTGCAGCGCTTCAAGCACTGGCTCGACGGGGTACGCCACAAAGTCGCCCTGGACGACCCGATCGCCGCGCTGCACGAGATGATCCGCGACATCGACTACGAGAACTGGATCCGCCAGCAGACCGCCAGCGACAAGGCTGCCGAGTTCCGTATCAGCAACGTCTGGTTCCTGGTCGAAGCGCTGAAGAACACCCTCGAAAAGGACGAAGAGGGTGACATGACCATTGAGGACGCCATCGGCAAGCTGGTGCTGCGCGACATGCTCGAGCGCCAGCAGGAAGAGGAAGAAAACGCCGAGGGCGTGCAGATGATGACCCTGCACGCCTCCAAGGGCCTGGAATTCCCTTACGTGTTCATCATGGGCATGGAGGAGGAGATCCTCCCCCACCGCTCGAGCATCGAGGCCGACACCATCGAGGAAGAACGCCGCCTGGCCTACGTGGGCATCACCCGCGCGCGCCAGACCCTGGCCTTCACCTTCGCCGCAAAGCGCAAGCAGTACGGCGAAATCATCGACTGCACACCGAGCCGGTTCCTGGATGAACTGCCGCCGGACGACCTGGCCTGGGAAGGCCTGGACGATGCGCCCGTGGAAGTGAAGGCCGCGCGCGGCAACAACGCCCTGGCCGATATCCGGGCAATGCTCAAACGCTGA
- the xpt gene encoding xanthine phosphoribosyltransferase, with protein MEALHQKIREEGIVLSDQVLKVDAFLNHQIDPALMQLIGDEFARLFADSGVTKIVTIEASGIAPAVMTGLKLGVPVIFARKHQSLTLTENLLTASVYSFTKQTENTVAISPRHLNSSDRVLVIDDFLANGKASQALISIIKQAGATVAGLGIVIEKSFQGGRAELDSQGYRVESLARVKSLEGGVVTFIE; from the coding sequence GTGGAAGCACTGCATCAGAAGATTCGCGAAGAAGGCATCGTGCTTTCCGACCAGGTACTCAAAGTCGATGCGTTTCTCAACCACCAGATCGACCCGGCGCTGATGCAGCTGATCGGTGACGAGTTCGCTCGCCTGTTCGCCGATTCGGGCGTGACCAAGATCGTCACCATCGAAGCTTCGGGCATCGCCCCGGCGGTGATGACCGGCCTGAAGCTCGGCGTGCCGGTGATCTTCGCCCGCAAGCACCAGTCGCTGACCCTGACCGAGAACCTGCTGACTGCCTCGGTGTACTCCTTCACCAAGCAAACCGAGAACACCGTGGCCATCTCGCCGCGCCACCTCAACAGCAGCGACCGCGTGCTGGTGATCGACGACTTCCTGGCCAACGGCAAGGCGTCCCAGGCGCTGATCTCGATCATCAAGCAGGCCGGCGCCACCGTGGCCGGCCTGGGCATCGTCATCGAGAAGTCGTTCCAGGGCGGCCGCGCCGAGCTGGACAGCCAGGGCTACCGCGTCGAGTCGCTGGCCCGGGTGAAGTCGCTGGAAGGTGGCGTGGTCACCTTCATCGAGTAA